Proteins from a single region of Leucoraja erinacea ecotype New England chromosome 25, Leri_hhj_1, whole genome shotgun sequence:
- the LOC129709159 gene encoding apelin receptor A-like, translating to MGDCLYEMENSSELIIAPCGNESQECDYTDWRHSASVVPVLYMLVFVFGLSGNGVVICTVWRSRTKRRSADTYIGNLALADLAFVVTLPLWAVYAALDYHWPFGWLLCKLSSYLVMINMYASVFCLTCLSFDRYLAIVHSLSSNKLRSSRTTLLSLSLIWFTAGLLALPALVLRQTHEKDNVTVCAMDYSWVATEDTEHFWVGGLSLFASTVGFILPFLLMSTFYCAIANTVTRHFQNVKKEEQKKKRLLKIISALVLVFAACWLPFHVIKTIDALIWLELVSIQCSADVFLHLTHPYATCLAYINSCLNPFLYAFFDQRFRAQCMSVLRCSSAPKWIPPGWYFP from the exons ATGGGTGACTGTCTGTATGAGATGGAGAATAGCAGCGAGCTGATAATTGCTCCTTGTGGCAACGAGAGCCAGGAATGCGATTACACCGACTGGCGGCATTCTGCCTCGGTGGTCCCGGTGCTCTACATGCTGGTCTTTGTGTTCGGGCTGTCGGGGAACGGAGTGGTGATCTGCACGGTGTGGAGGTCCCGCACCAAGAGGAGGTCGGCAGATACTTACATTGGGAACCTGGCGCTGGCCGACCTGGCCTTCGTGGTGACCCTACCTCTGTGGGCGGTGTACGCGGCGCTGGACTACCACTGGCCTTTCGGCTGGTTGCTCTGCAAGCTCAGCTCCTACCTGGTGATGATCAACATGTACGCCAGCGTCTTCTGTCTGACCTGCCTGAGCTTTGACCGCTACCTAGCCATCGTCCACTCCCTGTCCAGCAACAAACTGCGCTCCAGCCGCACCACGCTGCTCTCCCTGTCCCTCATCTGGTTCACGGCCGGACTGCTGGCTCTACCGGCCTTGGTCTTGAGGCAGACCCACGAGAAGGACAACGTGACCGTGTGCGCCATGGACTACTCCTGGGTGGCCACCGAGGACACCGAGCATTTCTGGGTGGGAGGGCTCAGCCTGTTCGCCAGCACCGTGGGCTTCATCCTACCCTTCCTACTGATGTCCACCTTCTACTGCGCCATCGCCAACACGGTGACCAGGCACTTCCAGAACGTCAAGAAGGAAGAACAGAAGAAGAAACGCCTGCTGAAGATCATCAGCGCCCTGGTGTTGGTTTTCGCAGCCTGCTGGCTCCCCTTCCACGTTATCAAGACCATAGACGCCTTGATCTGGCTGGAACTCGTCTCCATCCAGTGCTCGGCCGACGTGTTTCTCCACCTGACGCATCCTTACGCCACTTGCCTCGCCTACATCAACAGCTGCCTCAACCCGTTCCTCTACGCCTTCTTCGACCAGCGTTTCCGAGCCCAGTGTATGTCCGTGCTGCGCTGCTCCAG CGCTCCCAAGTGGATCCCACCCGGCTGGTACTTCCCCTGA